The Atlantibacter hermannii genomic interval GATGTGGGAGAACAGCAGCGACCAGAAGCCAAGCTGGATGCCCAGCAGCATAAACAGCACCAGCAGGGAGATCGCCATAACAATGTCCGGTGACATCATCACCACAAACAGCATGCCGCTGACGAAGGGTTTACCGCGAAAACGGTAACGATAGAGCGCGACAGCGGTAAGTGAACCAATCAGCGTCGCGAAGGTGGCGGAAAACACCGCCATGGTCAGCGAGTGTTTCGCCGCCTGTAACAGGCTGTCGTTATTGAGCAGCAGGCTGTACCAGTTGGTGGTGAACCCTTGCCAGTTGATGCCGAAACGCGAGCTGTTAAAGGAATTGACGATCAGAATGATGATCGGGATATAAAGATAAGCGTAAATGGCGGTCATGAAACCGCCGCGCAGGAGACGTCCATCATTCCAGATCTCCTTTTTTATTAAGCAACCGTGCGGCGCGCCAGTACACCAGCAGCATCAGGCCCATCACCACCGTCAGGGTGACGCTGGTCGCCGAACCGAACGGCCAGTCGCGGATGTTCAGGAACTGGCTCTTAATCACGTTGCCGATAAGCAGGTTTTTCGCGCCGCCCATTAAATCGGACACGTAAAACAGCCCCATCGCGGGCAGCATCACCAGCAGACAACCTGCGATAATCCCCGGCATGGTCAGGGGAAGGATGATGCGGATAAAGATTTGCAGCTTGCTGGCACCCCAGATCGCGCGCCGCCTCAAGTAGCGGTTTATCGAGCTTTTCAATGCTGGAATAGAGCGGCATCACCATAAACGGCAGCAGGATATACACCAGCCCGACAATCACCGCGCTGGGGGTATACATAATGCGGATGGGCGCATCGATCACCCCAAGCCACAGCAAAAATTCATTGAGATAGCCTTTGGTGCTGAGAAACAGCTTTAACCCATAAATGCGGATTAACGAATTGGTCCAGAAGGGCACAATCAGTAAAAACAGCAGCAGCGGGCGCACGCGCTCCGGCAGACGCGCCAGAAACCAGGCAAAAGGGTAACCCAGCACCAGACAGGCAACGGTGGCGATCAGCGCCATGTTGAGCGAGTGCAGCAGAACCTGGAAGTAGAGCGGATCGAGCAGACGCGCGTAGTTATCCAGACTAAAGACCATGCTGACGAAATGGGCATCATCACGGGTCAAAAAGCTGGTGCCGATGATCATCAGGTTGGGCAGGAACACAAACAGCAGCAGCCAACCCACGATAGTGGCGATCACCACATTCTGGAATTTACGTGCGCTCATCATCAGCCAGTACGACCTCCCAGCTTTCTACCCAGTTCACC includes:
- the potC_2 gene encoding spermidine/putrescine ABC transporter permease codes for the protein MTAIYAYLYIPIIILIVNSFNSSRFGINWQGFTTNWYSLLLNNDSLLQAAKHSLTMAVFSATFATLIGSLTAVALYRYRFRGKPFVSGMLFVVMMSPDIVMAISLLVLFMLLGIQLGFWSLLFSHITFCLPFVVVTVYSRLKGF
- the potB_1 gene encoding spermidine/putrescine ABC transporter is translated as MGGAKNLLIGNVIKSQFLNIRDWPFGSATSVTLTVVMGLMLLVYWRAARLLNKKGDLE
- the potB_2 gene encoding spermidine/putrescine ABC transporter membrane protein, which produces MMSARKFQNVVIATIVGWLLLFVFLPNLMIIGTSFLTRDDAHFVSMVFSLDNYARLLDPLYFQVLLHSLNMALIATVACLVLGYPFAWFLARLPERVRPLLLFLLIVPFWTNSLIRIYGLKLFLSTKGYLNEFLLWLGVIDAPIRIMYTPSAVIVGLVYILLPFMVMPLYSSIEKLDKPLLEAARDLGCQQAANLYPHHPSPDHAGDYRRLSAGDAARDGAVLRVRFNGRREKPAYRQRD